One segment of Tenrec ecaudatus isolate mTenEca1 chromosome 1, mTenEca1.hap1, whole genome shotgun sequence DNA contains the following:
- the HSH2D gene encoding hematopoietic SH2 domain-containing protein, which translates to MTEDRTLPPPLPPRLDWFVHTQVDQLTQDGVPQWFHGAISREAAENLLEPQPPGSFLIRVSHSHVGYTLSYRAQNCCRHFMVKLLDDGSFMIPGGGAAHASLHALVTFHQQKPMRPHGELLTQPCGQEDPTRVDYEGLFLYTNALVQEAAREHPGPSQCTSLEPSLLHWSEERTASAEMDRAPPGNLASSGPLKAPLSDARQKLWKRLKTLPKAGRRAQQQLKSHLTAMSLPLFSDTRLPVATAAGLEVARNSHEEAANQEDNFSREPCEGAHAAPGSPRDRNAFRRAGSWSGVSPGDQGLHRTVVKSPSLQVTNQETRGVEEPQDWLPEEYRPPPPFAPGYC; encoded by the exons ATGacagaggacaggaccctgccccCACCGCTGCCTCCACGTCTGGATTGGTTCGTGCACACCCAGGTGGACCAGCTGACCCAGGATGGTGTTCCCCAGTGGTTCCACGGAGCAATCTCCAGAGA GGCCGCCGAGAACTTGCTGGAGCCACAACCACCAGGATCCTTTCTCATCCGGGTCAGTCACAGCCACGTGGGCTACACGCTATCCTACAG GGCCCAGAACTGCTGCCGCCACTTCATGGTGAAGCTGCTGGATGACGGCAGCTTCATGATCCCCGGGGGCGGGGCGGCCCACGCCTCACTGCACGCCCTGGTCACCTTCCACCAGCAGAAGCCCATGCGGCCACACGGCGAGCTGCTGACCCAGCCCTGTGGGCAG GAGGATCCCACACGCGTGGACTACGAGGGACTCTTCCTTTACACCAACGCGCTGGTCCAGGAAGCCGCCAGGGAGCACCCGGGGCCCTCTCAGTGC ACCTCCCTGGAACCCAGCCTGCTCCACTGGTCGGAGGAAAGGACGGCTTCCGCTGAGATGGACAGAGCACCCCCGGGGAACCTCGCCTCTTCTGGCCCCCTGAAAGCCCCACTCTCAGATGCCCGTCAGAAACTCTGGAAGCGCCTCAAGACGCTCCCCAAAGCGGGCAGGAGGGCCCAGCAGCAGCTGAAATCCCACCTGACAGCCATGAGCTTGCCGTTGTTCTCAGACACCAGGTTGCCCGTGGCCACTGCCGCCGGCTTAGAGGTTGCAAGGAACAGCCATGAGGAGGCTGCGAACCAGGAGGacaacttctctagagaaccctgtgagGGGGCCCACGCAGCCCCCGGGTCTCCCAGAGACAGAAATGCCTTTCGCAGGGCAGGCAGTTGGAGCGGAGTTTCCCCAGGGGACCAAGGTCTGCACAGAACAGTAGTGAAGTCGCCGTCACTGCAGGTAACCAACCAAGAGACAAGAGGCGTGGAAGAACCCCAGGACTGGCTCCCCGAGGAGTACCGCCCGCCCCCACCATTCGCCCCTGGCTACTGCTAG
- the CIB3 gene encoding calcium and integrin-binding family member 3 — MGSKQTVFTHEQLEAYQDCTFFTRKEIMRLFYRYQDLAPQLVPLDYTNYPSVKVPYELIGSMPELKDNPFRQRIAQVFSEDGDGHMTLDNFLDMFSVMSEMAPRDLKAYYAFKIYDFNNDDYICAWDLEQTVTRLTRGELSTEEVSLVCEKVLDEADGDHDGRLSLEDFQNMILRAPDFLSTFHIRI, encoded by the exons ATGGGCAGCAAGCAGACAGTCTTCACGCATGAGCAGTTGGAGGCCTACCAG GACTGCACCTTCTTCACGAGGAAGGAGATCATGAG GCTCTTCTATCGCTACCAGGACCTGGCCCCGCAGCTGGTTCCTCTAGACTACACCAACTATCCCAGTGTGAAGGTACCCTATGAGCTCATCGGCAGCATGCCGGAGCTGAAG GACAACCCTTTCCGCCAGAGGATTGCCCAGGTCTTCTCTGAGGATGGGGATGGACACATGACGTTGGACAACTTCCTGGACATGTTCTCTGTGATGAGTGAGATGGCCCCCCGAGACCTCAAAGCCTACTATGCTTTTAAGATTTACG aCTTCAACAATGACGACTACATCTGCGCGTGGGACCTAGAGCAGACGGTGACCAGGCTGACGCGGGGGGAGCTCAGCACCGAGGAGGTCAGCCTGGTGTGCGAGAAGGTGCTGGATGAGGCAGACGGGGACCATGACGGGCGACTGTCCCTGGAAGACTTCCAGAACATGATCCTACGGGCGCCTGATTTTCTCAG CACCTTCCACATCCGCATCTGA